One region of Anaeromyxobacter paludicola genomic DNA includes:
- a CDS encoding methyl-accepting chemotaxis protein, with the protein MLTSLESFGLKRTLYITFTIAHVAVVSLTAVAIDRSVRESFDRAAAQRVAGDARQLAEAIAAPLAQGKDDRVQKALELFQEDDLSFAVVQRPDRSVLAKRMNGTQPEELSALLADTARREDVSFQRVGDRFAFALPIRTVTDASGDLRLATPTTPGARLLGYVYLGINPVDTEQRVSHTRWVVLGFLGLGGLLMGLLMYLLTNRVVLRRIEEMSAVARRVSDCDLTSRAGKGADDEIGTLAESLNRIGENLTVTLSRVKGVTDGVGAVIEKIAKTGATVADGSETVTVRVAETGSSMSQMIASLKGIADNVEVLAQSAEESSSSILEMAATNDEVAENIQSLAASVEETTAAIEEMTYSIKEVAKNVEDLSATAEETSSSMNEMDVSISQVESNANETARLSEQAQKDAEMGAEALSRTLGGIDKIKESSKEAATVIEALGQKIATVGNILNVIDDVAEQTNLLALNAAILAAQSGEHGKGFAVVADEIKDLAERTGASTKEISELIRSVQDQSKNAVRAMDRGVKNVEEGVKLGQETQTALNKIRDSTGKATQMVKAIARATIEQARGSKQVTMAINRIAETVQQIATATAEQARGSEQIMKSAEKMKIITKHVERSSQEQARGSKQITKSIESISEMVNHLNRAQKEQTQGSEQVMVAVEEIKHVAEAQTASVQELEQAIQDLASQAEVLSGEVQRFRLN; encoded by the coding sequence ATGCTGACATCGCTCGAAAGCTTCGGCCTCAAGCGCACGCTCTACATCACCTTCACCATCGCGCACGTGGCGGTGGTGTCCCTGACGGCGGTCGCCATCGACCGGTCGGTGCGGGAGTCGTTCGACCGCGCCGCCGCGCAGCGGGTCGCCGGCGACGCGCGCCAGCTCGCCGAGGCCATCGCCGCCCCTCTCGCCCAGGGGAAGGACGACCGGGTGCAGAAGGCGCTCGAGCTCTTCCAGGAGGACGACCTCTCCTTCGCGGTGGTGCAGCGGCCCGACCGGTCGGTGCTGGCGAAGCGGATGAACGGGACGCAGCCGGAGGAGCTCTCGGCGCTCCTCGCCGACACCGCGCGGCGCGAGGACGTCTCGTTCCAGCGGGTCGGGGATCGCTTCGCCTTCGCCCTGCCGATCCGGACCGTGACCGACGCGAGCGGCGACCTGCGGCTCGCCACCCCCACCACCCCCGGCGCGCGGCTCCTCGGCTACGTCTACCTCGGCATCAACCCGGTCGACACCGAGCAGCGCGTGAGCCACACGCGCTGGGTGGTGCTCGGCTTCCTCGGCCTGGGCGGCCTGCTCATGGGCCTGCTCATGTACCTGCTCACGAACCGGGTGGTGCTGCGCCGGATCGAGGAGATGAGCGCCGTCGCCCGCCGCGTCTCCGACTGCGACCTCACGAGCCGCGCCGGCAAGGGCGCCGACGACGAGATCGGGACGCTCGCCGAGTCGCTCAACCGCATCGGCGAGAACCTCACCGTGACCCTGTCGCGGGTGAAGGGCGTCACCGACGGCGTGGGCGCGGTCATCGAGAAGATCGCCAAGACCGGCGCCACCGTGGCCGACGGCTCGGAGACGGTGACGGTGCGGGTGGCCGAGACCGGCAGCTCGATGAGCCAGATGATCGCGAGCCTCAAGGGGATCGCGGACAACGTCGAGGTGCTGGCGCAGAGCGCCGAGGAGTCGTCCTCCTCGATCCTCGAGATGGCCGCCACCAACGACGAGGTGGCCGAGAACATCCAGTCGCTCGCCGCCAGCGTGGAGGAGACCACCGCCGCCATCGAGGAGATGACCTACTCGATCAAGGAGGTGGCGAAGAACGTCGAGGACCTCTCCGCCACCGCCGAGGAGACGAGCTCCTCGATGAACGAGATGGACGTCTCCATCAGCCAGGTCGAGTCGAACGCCAACGAGACGGCGCGCCTCTCGGAGCAGGCGCAGAAGGACGCCGAGATGGGCGCCGAGGCGCTGTCGCGCACCCTCGGCGGCATCGACAAGATCAAGGAGTCGTCGAAGGAGGCGGCCACGGTCATCGAGGCCCTGGGCCAGAAGATCGCCACCGTCGGCAACATCCTCAACGTCATCGACGACGTGGCCGAGCAGACCAACCTGCTCGCCCTCAACGCCGCCATCCTGGCCGCCCAGTCGGGCGAGCACGGCAAGGGCTTCGCGGTGGTCGCCGACGAGATCAAGGACCTCGCCGAGCGCACCGGCGCCTCCACCAAGGAGATCAGCGAGCTCATCCGCTCGGTGCAGGACCAGTCGAAGAACGCGGTGCGCGCCATGGACCGCGGCGTGAAGAACGTCGAGGAGGGCGTGAAGCTCGGCCAGGAGACGCAGACCGCGCTCAACAAGATCCGCGACTCGACCGGCAAGGCGACGCAGATGGTGAAGGCGATCGCCCGCGCCACCATCGAGCAGGCCCGCGGCTCGAAGCAGGTCACCATGGCGATCAACCGGATCGCCGAGACGGTGCAGCAGATCGCGACCGCCACCGCCGAGCAGGCCCGGGGCTCCGAGCAGATCATGAAGAGCGCCGAGAAGATGAAGATCATCACCAAGCACGTCGAGCGCTCGAGCCAGGAGCAGGCGCGCGGGTCGAAGCAGATCACGAAGTCGATCGAGTCGATCAGCGAGATGGTGAACCACCTCAACCGCGCCCAGAAGGAGCAGACGCAGGGCTCGGAGCAGGTGATGGTGGCGGTCGAGGAGATCAAGCACGTCGCCGAGGCGCAGACGGCGAGCGTGCAGGAGCTCGAGCAGGCCATCCAGGACCTCGCCTCCCAGGCCGAGGTGCTGAGCGGCGAGGTGCAGCGCTTCCGGCTGAACTGA
- a CDS encoding carbon-nitrogen hydrolase family protein yields MAAFRVALANLTYPDTPAEAVARAERAIAQAGREGAGLVCFPEAYVPGYRAPGKAVPPYDAGFMEAAWAAVRAAAASAGVAVILGTERRVGAELRLSALVVDRDGAVLGWQDKVQLDPSEDAAYAPGAERRLFTTGPLTFGIAICHEGWRYPETVRWAARRGAQVVFHPHYGWAEPGGFRPTRFGDPGNSFHEQAVRCRAAENGCYFASVNCASDGAPTTSAVAGPDGNVLAWQPYGQDGLLVLELDLEAATGLLARRCRTGP; encoded by the coding sequence ATGGCCGCGTTCCGCGTCGCGCTCGCGAACCTCACCTACCCCGACACGCCGGCCGAGGCCGTCGCGCGGGCGGAGCGCGCGATCGCGCAGGCCGGGCGGGAGGGGGCCGGGCTCGTCTGCTTCCCGGAGGCGTACGTCCCCGGCTACCGCGCGCCCGGCAAGGCGGTGCCGCCGTACGACGCCGGCTTCATGGAGGCAGCCTGGGCGGCCGTGCGCGCCGCCGCGGCGAGCGCGGGCGTCGCGGTGATCCTCGGGACCGAGCGCCGCGTGGGCGCGGAGCTGCGGCTCTCGGCGCTGGTCGTGGACCGGGACGGCGCGGTCCTCGGGTGGCAGGACAAGGTGCAGCTCGATCCGTCCGAGGACGCGGCGTACGCGCCCGGCGCGGAGCGGCGCCTGTTCACGACCGGGCCGCTGACGTTCGGGATCGCGATCTGCCACGAGGGCTGGCGGTATCCGGAGACGGTGCGGTGGGCGGCGCGGCGGGGCGCGCAGGTCGTGTTCCACCCGCACTACGGCTGGGCCGAGCCGGGCGGCTTCCGCCCGACGCGCTTCGGAGACCCCGGGAACAGCTTCCACGAGCAGGCGGTGCGCTGCCGCGCGGCGGAGAACGGCTGCTACTTCGCCTCCGTGAACTGCGCCAGCGACGGTGCTCCGACCACGTCGGCGGTGGCTGGCCCGGACGGGAACGTGCTGGCCTGGCAGCCCTACGGCCAGGACGGGCTCCTCGTCCTGGAGCTGGACCTCGAGGCGGCGACGGGGCTCCTGGCGCGGCGCTGCCGGACCGGACCGTGA
- a CDS encoding EVE domain-containing protein translates to MAQWLLKTEPGAYSFEDLTAERRTAWTGVANPQAQANLRHMKAGDQAVVYHSGEKRAVGLAKVVREAYPDPTAEGAGLVCVDVEAGAALPAPVPLEALKQEPAFEGSALIRQGRLSVVPLSPAEWRALTELADVIAKTGGLRRKNRF, encoded by the coding sequence ATGGCCCAATGGCTGCTCAAGACCGAGCCCGGCGCGTACAGCTTCGAGGATCTGACGGCCGAGCGGCGCACCGCCTGGACGGGCGTGGCCAACCCGCAGGCCCAGGCCAACCTCCGGCACATGAAGGCCGGCGACCAGGCGGTCGTCTACCACTCGGGCGAGAAGCGGGCCGTCGGGCTCGCGAAGGTGGTCCGCGAGGCCTACCCGGACCCGACGGCCGAGGGCGCCGGCCTGGTCTGCGTGGACGTGGAGGCCGGCGCGGCGCTGCCGGCGCCCGTCCCCCTGGAGGCGCTCAAGCAGGAGCCCGCCTTCGAGGGGTCCGCCCTGATCCGGCAGGGCCGGCTCTCGGTGGTGCCGCTCTCGCCGGCCGAGTGGCGCGCCCTCACGGAGCTCGCCGACGTGATCGCCAAGACCGGCGGGCTGCGCCGGAAGAACCGCTTCTAG
- the tatB gene encoding Sec-independent protein translocase protein TatB produces the protein MFGLGFGEILIVLVLALVLLGPQKLPEAAKQLGKGMREFKKATDDLKQQFEKEMYAEDHPAPRPTPTLVDNQPPAMRPPVPAGPVPVASAENVPGLDVALADAPAAPAPAAAPAAAPAPEAAAQPAAPAADTAKSA, from the coding sequence ATGTTCGGTCTCGGCTTCGGCGAAATCCTGATCGTCCTCGTGCTGGCCCTCGTCCTCCTCGGACCGCAGAAGCTCCCCGAGGCGGCCAAGCAGCTCGGCAAGGGCATGCGCGAGTTCAAGAAGGCCACCGACGACCTGAAGCAGCAGTTCGAGAAGGAGATGTACGCCGAGGATCACCCGGCGCCGCGGCCCACGCCCACGCTCGTGGACAACCAGCCGCCGGCGATGCGTCCGCCGGTGCCCGCCGGCCCGGTGCCGGTCGCGAGCGCCGAGAACGTGCCCGGTCTCGACGTCGCCCTGGCCGACGCGCCCGCTGCCCCGGCTCCCGCGGCCGCGCCGGCCGCCGCCCCCGCCCCCGAGGCCGCGGCGCAGCCGGCCGCCCCCGCCGCCGACACCGCCAAGTCCGCATGA
- the tatC gene encoding twin-arginine translocase subunit TatC yields the protein MTETAPKLPAPETPPEPEGEVKASFFEHLTELRKRLIQSLLGVLVGMCLVGYWSEDIYRYVMRPVLAALPKGDASLKYTNFIEPFMVYLKVALYGGLFVAAPWVLFQIWQFIAPGLYKREKKVVIPFLAFGTLLFYSGAAFCYFLVMPYAFPALRDIAGPDMTPIIKMEEALSLVLAMLLGFGVVFEVPVIIAFLSMIGLVSADFLAKYRRHAIVVNVLLAAIITPTGDPFNLALMAVPMIVFYEVGIILARILGKKKPAAA from the coding sequence ATGACCGAGACCGCTCCGAAGCTCCCCGCCCCCGAGACTCCTCCCGAGCCCGAGGGCGAGGTCAAGGCGTCCTTCTTCGAGCACCTCACCGAGCTTCGCAAGCGGCTCATCCAGTCGCTCCTGGGCGTGCTGGTGGGGATGTGCCTCGTCGGCTACTGGTCCGAGGACATCTACCGCTACGTGATGCGGCCGGTGCTGGCCGCGCTGCCGAAGGGCGACGCGTCGCTCAAGTACACCAACTTCATCGAGCCGTTCATGGTGTACCTGAAGGTCGCGCTCTACGGCGGCCTCTTCGTGGCGGCGCCCTGGGTGCTCTTCCAGATCTGGCAGTTCATCGCGCCGGGGCTCTACAAGCGCGAGAAGAAGGTGGTCATCCCCTTCCTCGCCTTCGGCACCCTGCTGTTCTACTCGGGCGCGGCCTTCTGCTACTTCCTCGTGATGCCGTACGCCTTCCCGGCGCTGCGCGACATCGCCGGCCCGGACATGACCCCCATCATCAAGATGGAGGAGGCCCTGTCGCTGGTGCTCGCGATGCTGCTCGGGTTCGGCGTGGTCTTCGAGGTGCCGGTCATCATCGCCTTCCTGTCGATGATCGGGCTCGTCTCCGCCGACTTCCTCGCCAAGTACCGCCGCCACGCCATCGTGGTGAACGTGCTCCTCGCCGCGATCATCACCCCCACCGGCGACCCGTTCAACCTCGCCCTCATGGCGGTGCCGATGATCGTGTTCTACGAGGTCGGCATCATCCTGGCGCGCATCCTCGGGAAGAAGAAGCCGGCCGCGGCGTAG
- a CDS encoding LeuD/DmdB family oxidoreductase small subunit, with protein sequence MDEKHPMTLTQKILAEHALGLPRPWVEPGDVLRVRVDWTLASELAWNGMEQTWVALGRPPPRDPARFFLAVDHTVDPVTLASDPRARRLAQRSRDFARAQGLVHFHDANETILHTRFYRELVEPGELVLGADSHTSSHGGLGAFAVGLGGADVAAAMALGESWIEVPEAIEVAYRGRLPFGLGGKDVVLRTLSLLRRNEAAMERTVEYRGDVAGFTTDMRFTICNMTAELGGLNGIFEPDGRVAAWLAGREAPPRAPRYLRADEGARYRSRHEVRLDALSPQVARPFSPDNVFGVEEVRGERLDGVFIGACTTTEEELALAGLVLEAALQAGREPAAAAPGRRVVVPGDLAIQENLREAGLWVAYERAGFAVDPPGCSMCLGVASRKAGPGEVWLSSQNRNFRNRMGEGSLAWLASAATVAASALALRLEDPRPLLARLDPARLERILGRERRTPWPEVRIDAPRLAVAQAARGEAGAAAPAGGVVRGRVQRFGDAVDTDAIIPGEFCHLSTPAELGAHCFAHVRPEFVDRARGGATVVVAGEGWGSGSSREQAVWALRGAGVRAVLARSYAFIHKRNLVNEALPFLVLRDDDFDALAAEGRELEVDLALGLVRDVATGREFRAERPTPIVRALQAEGGLVAAVRRHGARVFDRITAAGA encoded by the coding sequence ATGGACGAGAAGCACCCCATGACGCTCACCCAGAAGATCCTGGCCGAGCACGCGCTCGGCCTGCCGCGGCCGTGGGTCGAGCCGGGCGACGTGCTGCGCGTCCGGGTGGACTGGACCCTCGCGAGCGAGCTCGCCTGGAACGGGATGGAGCAGACCTGGGTCGCGCTCGGCCGCCCCCCGCCCCGCGACCCGGCCCGCTTCTTCCTCGCCGTCGATCACACCGTCGATCCGGTGACGCTCGCGAGCGACCCGCGCGCGCGGCGGCTGGCGCAGCGCTCGCGCGACTTCGCCCGCGCCCAGGGGCTCGTCCACTTCCACGACGCCAACGAGACCATCCTCCACACCCGCTTCTACCGGGAGCTGGTCGAGCCGGGCGAGCTCGTGCTCGGCGCCGATAGCCACACGAGCTCGCACGGCGGGCTGGGCGCGTTCGCGGTCGGGCTCGGCGGCGCCGACGTGGCCGCGGCCATGGCGCTCGGCGAGAGCTGGATCGAGGTGCCGGAGGCGATCGAGGTGGCCTACCGCGGGCGGCTCCCCTTCGGCCTCGGCGGCAAGGACGTGGTGCTCCGCACGCTCTCGCTCCTGCGCCGCAACGAGGCGGCCATGGAGCGGACGGTCGAGTACCGGGGCGACGTCGCCGGGTTCACCACCGACATGCGCTTCACCATCTGCAACATGACCGCCGAGCTCGGCGGCCTGAACGGCATCTTCGAGCCGGACGGCCGGGTGGCGGCCTGGCTCGCCGGGCGCGAGGCGCCGCCGCGCGCCCCGCGCTACCTGCGCGCCGACGAGGGGGCGCGCTACCGCTCGCGCCACGAGGTCCGGCTCGACGCCCTCTCGCCGCAGGTGGCCCGGCCGTTCAGCCCGGACAACGTCTTCGGCGTCGAGGAGGTGCGGGGCGAGCGGCTCGACGGCGTCTTCATCGGCGCCTGCACCACCACCGAGGAGGAGCTGGCGCTGGCGGGGCTGGTGCTCGAGGCGGCGCTCCAGGCCGGGCGGGAGCCCGCGGCGGCGGCGCCGGGCCGGCGGGTGGTGGTGCCGGGGGACCTCGCCATCCAGGAGAACCTGCGCGAGGCCGGGCTCTGGGTCGCCTACGAGCGGGCCGGCTTCGCGGTGGACCCGCCCGGCTGCTCCATGTGCCTCGGCGTGGCGAGCCGGAAGGCGGGGCCGGGCGAGGTCTGGCTCTCGTCGCAGAACCGGAACTTTCGCAACCGCATGGGCGAGGGGTCGCTCGCGTGGCTCGCCTCGGCCGCCACGGTGGCGGCGAGCGCGCTCGCGCTGCGGCTCGAGGACCCGCGCCCGCTGCTCGCCCGCCTGGATCCGGCGCGGCTGGAGCGGATCCTGGGCCGGGAGCGGCGGACGCCGTGGCCGGAGGTGCGGATCGACGCGCCCCGGCTCGCGGTGGCGCAGGCGGCCCGCGGCGAGGCCGGCGCGGCCGCGCCCGCGGGCGGCGTGGTGCGCGGCCGCGTGCAGCGCTTCGGGGACGCGGTGGACACCGACGCCATCATCCCCGGCGAGTTCTGCCACCTCTCCACCCCCGCCGAGCTCGGGGCGCACTGCTTCGCCCACGTCCGCCCCGAGTTCGTGGACCGGGCGCGCGGCGGGGCGACGGTGGTGGTGGCCGGCGAGGGCTGGGGCTCCGGCAGCTCGCGCGAGCAGGCGGTCTGGGCGCTGCGGGGCGCCGGGGTGCGGGCGGTGCTGGCGCGCAGCTACGCCTTCATCCACAAGCGCAACCTGGTGAACGAGGCGCTCCCCTTCCTCGTGCTCCGCGACGACGACTTCGACGCCCTCGCGGCCGAGGGGCGGGAGCTCGAGGTGGACCTCGCGCTGGGGCTCGTGCGCGACGTGGCGACCGGGCGGGAGTTCCGGGCCGAGCGGCCGACGCCCATCGTGCGGGCGCTGCAGGCCGAGGGCGGCCTCGTGGCCGCGGTGCGGCGGCACGGGGCGCGAGTGTTCGATCGGATCACGGCCGCGGGGGCGTGA
- a CDS encoding isocitrate/isopropylmalate dehydrogenase family protein, translating into MARIAVIAGDGVGPEVIPQGVRALEVLSARRGLGLVLEPWPYGADHFLATGETLPEARFEALLRGEYAAVLLGAVGDPRLPDHRHARDILLGLRTRLDLYVNLRPVRLLDDRLTPLKGKTRREVDLVVFRENTEGLYTGAGGRVRPGTPEEVALEQDVNTARGVTRILRAALDFAHAHGKRRVCMSDKSNAMTHAGALWQRLWRELGEGYPELERRHLYVDALCLELVRAPEQFDVVVTSNLFGDVASDVGAAIAGGMGVAASANLNPESGLGLFEPVHGSAPGLAGKDLANPCATFLTCALLLEHLGHPAEARLLEAAVERAAREGRLTPDCGGALGTRAVADFVVEELARTA; encoded by the coding sequence ATGGCGCGGATCGCGGTGATCGCCGGGGACGGCGTCGGGCCGGAGGTGATCCCGCAGGGCGTGCGGGCGCTCGAGGTGCTCTCGGCGCGGCGGGGGCTCGGGCTGGTCCTCGAGCCCTGGCCGTACGGCGCCGACCACTTCCTCGCCACCGGCGAGACCCTGCCCGAGGCCCGCTTCGAGGCGCTCCTCCGCGGCGAGTACGCGGCGGTCCTCCTGGGCGCGGTCGGCGATCCGCGCCTGCCCGACCACCGCCACGCCCGCGACATCCTGCTCGGCCTGCGCACCCGGCTCGACCTCTACGTGAACCTGCGCCCGGTGCGGCTCCTCGACGACCGGCTCACGCCGCTCAAGGGCAAGACCCGGCGGGAGGTGGACCTCGTCGTCTTCCGCGAGAACACCGAGGGGCTCTACACCGGCGCCGGGGGCCGGGTGCGACCGGGCACGCCGGAGGAGGTGGCCCTCGAGCAGGACGTGAACACCGCCCGCGGCGTGACGCGCATCCTCCGGGCGGCGCTCGACTTCGCCCACGCCCATGGCAAGCGCCGGGTCTGCATGAGCGACAAGTCGAACGCGATGACGCACGCCGGCGCGCTCTGGCAGCGGCTCTGGCGCGAGCTCGGCGAGGGGTACCCGGAGCTGGAGCGGCGCCACCTCTACGTGGACGCGCTCTGCCTCGAGCTCGTCCGCGCGCCGGAGCAGTTCGACGTCGTCGTCACCTCGAACCTCTTCGGCGACGTCGCGAGCGACGTGGGCGCCGCCATCGCCGGCGGGATGGGGGTCGCGGCGAGCGCCAACCTGAACCCGGAGAGCGGGCTCGGCCTCTTCGAGCCGGTGCACGGCAGCGCGCCGGGCCTCGCGGGGAAGGACCTCGCGAACCCCTGCGCCACCTTCCTCACCTGCGCGCTGCTGCTCGAGCACCTGGGCCACCCCGCCGAGGCGCGGCTCCTCGAGGCGGCGGTGGAGCGGGCCGCCCGCGAGGGGCGGCTCACGCCCGACTGCGGCGGCGCGCTCGGGACGCGGGCGGTGGCCGACTTCGTGGTCGAGGAGCTGGCCCGGACCGCCTGA
- a CDS encoding acetyl-CoA C-acyltransferase: MNPAHPTEVVFLAARRTPFGAFGGALKDLTATDLGVHAAKAALKQAGVAAHHFGHVVLGNVAQTSADAIYFARHVGLRSGLPQTTPAVTVNRLCGSGFEAVVQGAMHLLTGQAEVVLTGGAESMSQAPFALRGTRFGVPLGKVPAIEDTLWSALTDSYAGLPMALTAEKLAEQYAVTQDEVDEYSVLSQRRFAAAQEAGRLRDELAPLEVETKKGPVEVTRDEHPRPGTTVEALRKLPKVFKKDGLIHAGAASGIADGAGALVLATRAFADAHHLRPLARLVNWGFAGVDPTIMGIGPAPAFRNAMQRAGAKLADFDLFEVNEAFAPQYLAVEKELGLPRDLTNVDGGAIAVGHPLAASGARITMHMLYELRRRGGRYALGGACIGGGQGIAVIVEAL, translated from the coding sequence ATGAACCCCGCCCACCCCACCGAGGTGGTCTTCCTCGCCGCCCGGCGGACGCCGTTCGGCGCTTTCGGCGGCGCCCTCAAGGACCTCACCGCCACCGACCTCGGCGTCCACGCCGCCAAGGCCGCGCTCAAGCAGGCCGGCGTGGCCGCGCACCACTTCGGCCACGTGGTCCTGGGCAACGTGGCCCAGACCTCCGCCGACGCCATCTACTTCGCCCGCCACGTCGGGCTGCGCAGCGGGCTGCCGCAGACGACGCCGGCGGTGACCGTGAACCGGCTCTGCGGCTCGGGGTTCGAGGCGGTGGTGCAGGGGGCGATGCACCTCCTCACCGGCCAGGCCGAGGTGGTGCTCACCGGCGGCGCCGAGTCGATGAGCCAGGCCCCGTTCGCGCTGCGGGGCACCCGCTTCGGCGTGCCGCTCGGCAAGGTGCCGGCGATCGAGGACACGCTCTGGTCGGCCCTCACCGACAGCTACGCCGGGCTGCCCATGGCGCTCACCGCCGAGAAGCTGGCCGAGCAGTACGCCGTCACGCAGGACGAGGTGGACGAGTACTCGGTGCTCTCGCAGCGGCGGTTCGCCGCGGCGCAGGAGGCGGGGCGGCTGCGGGACGAGCTCGCGCCGCTGGAGGTCGAGACGAAGAAGGGCCCGGTGGAGGTGACCCGCGACGAGCACCCGCGCCCCGGTACCACCGTCGAGGCGCTCCGGAAGCTGCCCAAGGTGTTCAAGAAGGACGGGCTCATCCACGCCGGCGCGGCGAGCGGGATCGCCGACGGCGCGGGGGCGCTGGTGCTCGCGACGCGCGCCTTCGCCGACGCCCACCACCTCCGCCCGCTGGCGCGGCTCGTCAACTGGGGCTTCGCCGGGGTGGACCCGACCATCATGGGGATCGGCCCGGCCCCGGCGTTCCGCAACGCGATGCAGCGCGCCGGCGCGAAGCTCGCCGACTTCGACCTCTTCGAGGTGAACGAGGCCTTCGCGCCGCAGTACCTCGCGGTGGAGAAGGAGCTCGGGCTCCCCCGCGACCTCACCAACGTGGACGGGGGCGCCATCGCGGTCGGCCACCCGCTCGCGGCCTCGGGGGCGCGCATCACGATGCACATGTTGTACGAGCTGCGCCGGCGGGGCGGGCGGTACGCCCTCGGCGGCGCCTGCATCGGCGGCGGGCAGGGGATCGCGGTGATCGTGGAGGCGCTCTAG